In a single window of the Planctomycetia bacterium genome:
- a CDS encoding class I SAM-dependent methyltransferase — protein MHRRSYRHWTPRYLVDRLRLEFYERLHPDHPWLTKSANAILQSQLQNDFVGLEFGSGRSTLWLARRVRFLTSIEHDPVWFQKVSAILAANDISNVAHLLKEVDRCEQEAATTGYLRVLDDFAAESLDFVLVDGVYRAACANEAIDKLRPGRMMIIDNINWYLPCDSHAPNSRRPAQGPVSDDWARFEHRVSTWRRDWTTSGVTDTAIFYKP, from the coding sequence GTGCATCGCCGATCCTACAGGCACTGGACCCCGCGATATCTCGTCGATCGACTTCGCCTGGAATTCTACGAGCGCCTTCATCCCGACCATCCCTGGCTGACGAAATCAGCAAACGCGATTCTGCAAAGCCAATTACAGAACGACTTTGTCGGCCTGGAATTCGGTTCGGGCCGCAGCACGCTGTGGCTGGCCCGCCGGGTTCGATTCCTGACCAGCATTGAACATGACCCGGTATGGTTCCAGAAAGTCTCCGCAATCCTCGCGGCGAATGATATCTCCAACGTCGCGCATCTGCTCAAGGAGGTCGATCGTTGCGAGCAGGAGGCCGCGACGACCGGCTACCTGCGAGTCCTCGATGACTTCGCCGCCGAAAGCCTCGACTTCGTCCTCGTCGACGGCGTGTACCGCGCGGCCTGTGCCAACGAAGCGATCGACAAACTCCGTCCCGGCAGAATGATGATCATCGACAACATAAACTGGTACCTCCCGTGCGACTCTCATGCTCCCAACAGCCGCCGGCCGGCACAAGGCCCGGTCAGCGATGATTGGGCTCGGTTTGAGCATCGCGTCTCGACATGGCGACGGGATTGGACGACCAGCGGCGTGACCGACACCGCGATTTTCTACAAACCCTGA
- a CDS encoding glycosyltransferase, protein MVDEDAVTLVIPGRNCAGTLHDCLEAVITILQAGRCNLQEIIFVDDDSTDASARIAGEFPVRVLTGSGGGPGAARNVGWRAATTPLVWFIDSDCVARPDALDLLLPHLSDPRVGGVGGSYGNMCPESLLACVIHEEIMLRHARMSSRVNFLGGFNVIYRRNVLEQVGGFDEGRFNGRGSPGAEDAELSYRVAAAGNELRFEPRSLVRHFHPKRLSRYLRSQRHHGYWRVFLHIAHRHTAMGDDYSTWVDHAQPPLAILMLACLPLLATDRYWTIPVGLAGGLAALQLPLAMRLFGRMRNVRYLAFVPIGFLRSIWRGIGMVQGVVAYLLTSKAHRTGSGA, encoded by the coding sequence ATGGTGGACGAAGACGCTGTCACTCTTGTCATTCCCGGTCGAAATTGCGCAGGCACGTTGCACGACTGCCTTGAGGCCGTCATCACCATTTTGCAGGCGGGCCGCTGTAATCTGCAGGAGATTATCTTCGTCGACGACGACTCGACCGATGCGAGCGCTCGCATCGCGGGCGAATTCCCTGTGAGGGTCCTGACCGGTTCGGGCGGAGGCCCGGGCGCCGCGAGGAACGTCGGCTGGCGGGCGGCGACGACGCCGCTGGTCTGGTTTATTGACTCGGACTGTGTCGCGAGGCCGGACGCGCTGGACCTGCTCCTTCCGCACCTTTCCGATCCGCGGGTCGGCGGTGTCGGCGGCAGTTACGGCAACATGTGCCCAGAGTCGCTGTTGGCCTGTGTGATCCATGAGGAGATCATGCTGCGGCATGCACGTATGTCGTCACGGGTGAATTTTCTCGGGGGGTTCAACGTCATTTATCGGCGCAATGTGCTCGAGCAGGTCGGGGGGTTCGACGAGGGCCGATTCAACGGCCGCGGTTCGCCGGGTGCGGAGGATGCGGAACTGTCGTATCGCGTGGCGGCGGCGGGGAATGAACTGCGCTTTGAGCCGCGTTCGCTGGTTCGGCACTTTCATCCGAAAAGGCTGTCGCGGTATCTCCGTTCTCAGCGGCATCATGGCTACTGGCGAGTTTTCCTGCACATTGCCCATCGCCATACGGCCATGGGCGACGACTACAGCACATGGGTGGATCATGCGCAGCCGCCGCTGGCCATCTTGATGCTCGCCTGCCTGCCGCTGCTGGCGACTGATCGCTATTGGACGATACCCGTGGGGCTCGCCGGGGGACTGGCCGCACTTCAACTGCCCCTGGCTATGCGACTGTTCGGGCGGATGCGGAACGTTCGATACCTGGCGTTTGTTCCGATTGGTTTCCTGAGGTCGATCTGGCGGGGCATCGGCATGGTGCAGGGTGTGGTCGCCTACTTGCTAACCTCAAAGGCGCATCGTACGGGGAGCGGTGCGTAA
- a CDS encoding tetratricopeptide repeat protein translates to MQSQSVNDGKRLQLVASVGLALAVIACYVNSFDGAMLLDDNLIVAASQSKGSYSFSDAIHSARPLVDISFALNHAIGQLEPHGYHAVNLVIHVLATLVLFGLVRRSIALVKNKSSGVGDPASNDSLRAPDSTLWTAFAIALLWGVHPIQTESVTYIIQRSESMVGLFYLLMLYCLVRSATSARRTGWAIATVAACALGMVCKPVMVTAPAAAVLYDRAFLADSWRDVVRRRGWLHLALGATWLILLGTGVFHGVFAGEPDAKQTVGFSIAGMTPTQYLLTQPGVILHYLSLAIWPDALCLDYQWPVVSSPGEAIGSITIVIALLVSSVVLFLRRPALGFVLVWFFLVLLPTSSFVPLKDVIFEHRMYLSLASVSVLFVIGARWILGRLCQAGLLIPSAARPIAVGTLLIVAAALGARSYSRNQDYHDSIGMWSSVVSRFPEHSRARNNLGVAYYASGEYEKAIPHFEAAIRLVPNDTKARSNLAQTLHKLGRSLEAAQEYGKVAELQPESWTTAFNQGNGYYEAGRDQEAIDALATAKSIDPGEIEAYIVTGNALTRMIRHDEAIAEYQDGIQLAKPSTPPAVMAKAYFNLANTLAKVSRRPDAIDAYRAAVRNDPSHFAAYYGLGWTLQTEGRIPEAIDAYRASLAINPEYVPALRSLETLTRLQDPAN, encoded by the coding sequence TTGCAGTCTCAATCAGTAAATGACGGCAAACGGCTGCAGCTCGTCGCGTCCGTCGGGCTGGCGCTTGCAGTCATCGCCTGCTACGTCAACAGCTTTGACGGGGCCATGCTGCTGGACGACAACCTTATCGTCGCGGCCTCGCAGTCAAAGGGCTCGTACTCCTTTAGTGACGCGATTCACTCGGCACGCCCGCTGGTCGATATTTCGTTCGCGCTGAATCATGCCATCGGCCAACTGGAGCCGCATGGATACCATGCAGTGAATCTCGTCATTCACGTCCTGGCGACACTTGTCCTATTCGGTCTCGTTCGGCGGAGCATCGCGCTCGTCAAAAACAAGTCCTCAGGCGTTGGCGACCCGGCATCCAACGACAGTCTGCGTGCGCCAGACTCCACGCTATGGACCGCATTTGCCATCGCACTGCTGTGGGGAGTCCACCCGATCCAGACCGAAAGTGTGACGTACATCATCCAGCGCAGCGAGTCGATGGTGGGGCTGTTCTACCTGCTGATGCTCTATTGTCTGGTTCGCTCTGCCACCTCGGCGCGCCGGACCGGCTGGGCGATTGCGACGGTCGCCGCCTGCGCATTGGGAATGGTGTGCAAACCGGTGATGGTAACTGCGCCGGCGGCGGCGGTGCTCTATGACCGCGCGTTTTTGGCGGACAGCTGGCGGGACGTTGTGCGGCGGCGCGGATGGCTGCATCTGGCGCTTGGGGCGACGTGGCTCATCCTTTTGGGGACAGGCGTCTTTCACGGCGTGTTCGCAGGCGAGCCTGATGCAAAACAGACTGTCGGGTTCTCTATTGCCGGCATGACGCCGACTCAATATCTGCTCACCCAGCCCGGCGTGATCCTTCATTACCTCAGTCTCGCCATTTGGCCGGATGCGCTGTGCCTGGATTATCAATGGCCCGTCGTGAGTTCACCCGGCGAAGCGATCGGGTCAATCACCATCGTCATTGCACTCCTCGTTAGCTCGGTGGTCCTGTTCCTGCGGAGGCCGGCTCTGGGGTTTGTGTTGGTGTGGTTCTTTCTGGTGCTTCTGCCGACTTCTTCTTTCGTTCCGCTTAAGGATGTTATCTTCGAGCACCGGATGTACCTTTCGCTGGCATCGGTGTCGGTTCTCTTCGTGATTGGAGCGCGATGGATTCTCGGGCGATTGTGCCAGGCGGGCCTCTTAATTCCGTCGGCCGCGCGACCCATCGCCGTCGGGACGCTTCTTATCGTCGCGGCAGCTCTCGGAGCGCGGAGTTATTCAAGGAATCAGGACTATCACGATTCGATCGGCATGTGGTCTTCGGTTGTGAGCCGCTTTCCCGAGCATTCCCGTGCGCGAAACAACCTTGGGGTCGCATACTACGCATCGGGAGAATACGAGAAGGCCATACCGCATTTTGAGGCAGCGATTCGCCTCGTGCCGAACGATACCAAGGCACGCTCCAACCTGGCGCAGACGCTGCACAAGCTAGGTCGCAGCCTTGAGGCGGCGCAGGAGTATGGCAAGGTCGCGGAATTGCAGCCGGAGTCGTGGACAACGGCATTCAATCAGGGAAACGGGTATTACGAGGCCGGGCGCGATCAGGAGGCCATTGACGCACTGGCCACCGCGAAGTCGATCGACCCCGGGGAGATCGAGGCATATATCGTCACCGGCAATGCGCTGACGCGCATGATCCGCCACGACGAGGCGATTGCCGAGTATCAAGACGGCATCCAGTTGGCCAAGCCGTCCACGCCGCCTGCCGTCATGGCGAAGGCATACTTCAATCTGGCAAACACGCTCGCCAAGGTGAGCCGCCGACCTGATGCCATCGACGCCTATCGCGCTGCCGTTCGAAACGACCCGTCGCATTTCGCCGCCTATTACGGTCTGGGTTGGACCCTGCAAACAGAAGGTCGGATTCCCGAGGCGATCGACGCATATCGAGCATCGCTGGCCATCAACCCCGAATACGTTCCCGCGCTCAGGAGCCTGGAGACGCTCACGCGATTGCAGGACCCCGCGAACTGA
- a CDS encoding glycosyltransferase, whose amino-acid sequence MVSVVIPTCNRRTILSRCLAALAEQTFTDFEVIVVDDCSTDNTIEMLTSFSNDRPSLRLRWLRNERHAGANAARNRGIKEARGEIVAFLDSDCIAEADWLEKLVAGFDADDVAAVTGLVTEPPPENVYELALAGTCRVHGRGDAPRLVGGNMAVRRALLAGHGFDEDGQWRSQLRGESVDSPVCDEESLFLMFRAQGRRMRVVPEATVMHVHAYDRMSFFRHALAGGKAAAFLVHKYRLPPRVDILPLLFAYITAPLALTTGPARWTPLVFIAASIAAIGFNERTRKGKSTLQTLWLLPLMLLYYHVRVFAYFRESVLLSLRIKRVDRVRLRGLS is encoded by the coding sequence ATGGTCAGTGTTGTCATCCCGACCTGTAATCGACGTACGATTCTATCGCGATGTCTGGCGGCACTTGCGGAACAGACCTTCACCGACTTCGAGGTCATCGTCGTCGACGACTGCTCGACCGACAACACCATTGAGATGCTGACGTCATTCTCGAACGATCGACCGTCGCTTCGGCTGCGATGGCTGCGTAACGAGCGGCACGCCGGCGCGAACGCCGCCCGGAATCGCGGAATAAAGGAGGCCCGCGGCGAGATTGTTGCATTCCTCGACAGCGACTGCATTGCCGAGGCGGATTGGCTGGAAAAACTCGTCGCCGGGTTCGACGCGGACGATGTCGCGGCCGTGACGGGTCTCGTCACGGAGCCACCGCCGGAAAACGTGTATGAACTGGCGCTCGCAGGCACCTGCCGGGTGCATGGACGCGGCGATGCACCGCGACTGGTAGGCGGCAATATGGCGGTGCGCCGAGCCCTGTTAGCAGGACATGGGTTCGATGAGGACGGACAATGGCGATCCCAGTTGCGCGGCGAGTCGGTCGATTCACCGGTGTGCGATGAAGAGAGCCTGTTTCTCATGTTTCGCGCTCAGGGACGCCGAATGCGCGTCGTGCCGGAAGCAACGGTGATGCATGTGCACGCTTATGATCGGATGAGTTTCTTTCGGCATGCCCTGGCCGGGGGAAAAGCCGCCGCCTTTCTCGTGCACAAGTATCGCCTTCCACCGCGAGTCGACATCCTGCCGCTCCTATTCGCATACATCACGGCTCCCTTGGCGTTGACGACTGGACCTGCCCGGTGGACTCCGTTGGTGTTCATTGCAGCCTCGATTGCCGCCATCGGGTTTAACGAACGGACACGAAAGGGTAAGTCTACCCTCCAGACATTATGGCTGTTACCGCTGATGTTGCTTTATTATCACGTTCGCGTGTTTGCGTATTTCCGCGAGTCGGTGCTTTTATCGCTGCGAATAAAGCGAGTCGATCGGGTTCGATTGCGGGGACTGAGTTGA